Sequence from the Sphingobacteriaceae bacterium GW460-11-11-14-LB5 genome:
AGTAGATCTCGAAATTCGCCACTACGGCCAAAAAGCCAGTGAATATCATTTATATGATGATGATGGAGAAACTTTTGAATTTGAAAGAGGCGCGTTTACCTGGAGGAAAATTAAGGTAGAGCGACTTAAAAACGGCCAGTTAAAAGGAAGTATCTCTATGGCAGAGAAAGGAAAGCCAAATACCATTGGTAAAGTAAGTTTCACCTTTATGACCAGGTAATATGAAATTGATAATCGAAATTTTCATTGCTTCCGGATCATATTTTAAAAGCGGGTTGATGAAACTCCCGGAAGTTCAATTAATCCCTATAAACCCATGATGATGATCAAAATTAGATACCTTATTCCAGCAATTATTTTATTGTTCCTGCAAACCGCTGCTTTTGCGCAGGATATAAATGTTAAAAAAGCCTTTCAACAGGCTGCTGTCCAAACCCAATTGATGTTGCTGGAAATAAAAAAATCGAACGACCCAACTAAACCGGAACTAATTTCTCCACGAACATTAGATCATGGGGTACTTAAACTCGTTGCCAGCAGAGATTGGACAAGCGGGTTTTTTCCGGGTGTATTATGGTATCTGGATGAATATTATAAAACCGATCAATGGAAAACCCAAGCAAGAGCGTTTACTACACCTATAGAAAACGAAAAGAATAACGCTACTACCCACGATATGGGTTTTAAAGTTTTTTGTAGCGTAGGCAATGCATTCCGTTTAACGGGAAATGCACACGATAAAGAGGTTATTATTGCAGCGGCAAAGACCTTGTCAACCCGATTTAACAATAAAACAGGGGTGATCCTATCCTGGGACCATAGCCGGGATAAATGGGTAAACCCGGTAATTATCGATAACATGATGAACCTGGAACTGTTATTCGAAGCCACTAAATTAACAGGCGATTCATCCTTCCATAAAATTGCAGTAAGCCATGCCAATACTACCATGAAAAATCATTTTCGTGAAGATTTTAGCTCCTATCACGTGGTCGATTATGATCCTAAAACTGGCGGCGTAATTAAGAAAACTACTCATCAGGGCTATCGTAATTCATCTGCCTGGGCCCGCGGGCAGGCATGGGGCTTGTACGGTTATACCTTATGTTACCGGTACACTAAAAATCCCGCTTATCTAAAACAGGCAGAAAATATTGCAAAGTTTATCTTCACTCATCCGAATATGCCAAAAGATCTGGTGCCTTATTGGGATTTTGACGCGCCCCACATTCCAAATGAACCAAGAGACGCATCAGCTGCAGCTGTTATTGCTTCCGGTTTGTATGAATTAAGCAGGTACAGCAAGAACAAAACGGATTATTATCAAAAGGCAAACCAGATTTTGAAAAGTTTAAGTACAACTTATGCTGCGCCAGCAGGAACTGCTAAAGGCTTTATTTTATTGCATAGTACAGGTTCAAAACCATCAGATAGTGAGGTTGATGTACCACTGAGTTATGCCGATTATTATTATTTAGAGGCGCTGCTGCGGTATAAAAACTATAAAAAGCAGTAGGACGCTGATTTACAGCATATAAATAACCAAATATATGAGACTGAATTTTTATTTAACAGGAATCCTGATAGTTTGTTCGATCTATGGATCTGCAAAAGATTATAAAATAAGCGCTGCAGCTGAGTTGACTGCTTTAAACCTGTTGCCAGGAGATAACG
This genomic interval carries:
- a CDS encoding glucuronyl hydrolase, which gives rise to MIKIRYLIPAIILLFLQTAAFAQDINVKKAFQQAAVQTQLMLLEIKKSNDPTKPELISPRTLDHGVLKLVASRDWTSGFFPGVLWYLDEYYKTDQWKTQARAFTTPIENEKNNATTHDMGFKVFCSVGNAFRLTGNAHDKEVIIAAAKTLSTRFNNKTGVILSWDHSRDKWVNPVIIDNMMNLELLFEATKLTGDSSFHKIAVSHANTTMKNHFREDFSSYHVVDYDPKTGGVIKKTTHQGYRNSSAWARGQAWGLYGYTLCYRYTKNPAYLKQAENIAKFIFTHPNMPKDLVPYWDFDAPHIPNEPRDASAAAVIASGLYELSRYSKNKTDYYQKANQILKSLSTTYAAPAGTAKGFILLHSTGSKPSDSEVDVPLSYADYYYLEALLRYKNYKKQ